The Sphingobacterium bambusae genome includes a window with the following:
- a CDS encoding polyprenyl synthetase family protein, protein MFQNLVHAKVFQDYIEQSEFPTAPANLYDPIRYILSLSGKRIRPLLVTLGAALFDEAVLEASLPASTAIEFFHNFSLIHDDIMDKAPLRRGKETVHQKWNESVAILSGDALLVKAYEELAKCPSDKIVPLLRLFNQTALEVCEGQQYDMDFELRADVSQDEYIDMIRLKTSVLLGCALQMGAIIGGADIAAQQQLYAFGVNLGIAFQLQDDLLDVYGDPETFGKQVGGDILSNKKTILFIQLRERLQDSDKQLFEHLLGSDVEQEPDKVEKMKALYAKHDIRDFAEALKEKFTAVAYEQLRAIGVDEAKKTTLFALADALMNRKQ, encoded by the coding sequence ATGTTCCAAAATCTAGTACACGCAAAAGTTTTCCAAGACTATATCGAGCAATCCGAATTTCCCACGGCTCCAGCCAACCTGTACGACCCCATCCGATATATCCTTTCCCTATCGGGCAAACGTATCAGACCGCTGTTGGTGACCTTGGGCGCCGCCTTGTTTGACGAAGCTGTGTTGGAAGCATCCCTACCGGCTTCCACGGCCATCGAGTTTTTTCACAACTTTTCGCTTATTCATGACGATATCATGGACAAAGCTCCGCTACGCCGCGGTAAGGAAACTGTACACCAGAAATGGAACGAGAGTGTAGCCATCCTATCTGGCGATGCTCTACTGGTCAAAGCCTATGAAGAGCTAGCAAAATGCCCCAGCGATAAGATAGTCCCGCTGCTACGCCTGTTTAACCAAACAGCGCTGGAGGTATGCGAGGGTCAACAGTATGACATGGACTTCGAATTGCGTGCCGATGTCAGCCAAGATGAATATATCGATATGATCCGCTTGAAGACCTCCGTCCTCCTCGGCTGTGCATTACAGATGGGGGCCATAATCGGCGGTGCAGACATCGCAGCACAGCAGCAGCTCTACGCTTTTGGTGTAAATTTGGGTATTGCTTTCCAATTACAAGATGACCTGCTCGACGTTTACGGTGATCCCGAAACTTTTGGCAAGCAGGTTGGTGGAGATATTCTTTCCAACAAGAAGACTATCTTGTTCATCCAGCTACGGGAACGGCTGCAAGATAGCGACAAACAGCTTTTCGAGCACCTATTGGGCAGCGATGTGGAGCAGGAACCCGATAAAGTTGAAAAAATGAAAGCGCTTTATGCGAAACACGATATCCGAGACTTTGCTGAAGCATTAAAAGAAAAATTTACAGCCGTGGCTTACGAGCAATTAAGGGCTATTGGAGTAGATGAGGCCAAGAAAACAACTCTTTTTGCTTTGGCAGATGCGTTAATGAATCGTAAGCAATAG
- a CDS encoding glycosyltransferase family 4 protein — MRIFVIHNFYQHAGGEDQVFEQEVRELSKEHDVRVYTSRNVKGVKGLLQYLSYPTNLGEAQRILQQVRAFSPDIVHIHNLHYGIGPWVVRRLRRAGIPVLMTLHNFRLLCPSASLFVGGKIFTASLHEDFPWTAVRQGVLDRSVLKTLLTGFTYWLHRKLGTWNSVNRFMVLSDFAKHLFQSSSFPVAGDRFVVRPNSIDLQPAELRKVGRLLYIGRLAEEKGILPLLDGLVDMDVPLDIYGTGPQLEQVQQRIAKQPQIRYMGYQSREVLTKAIAEADALVVPSVCYEGMPMTIIEAFAQGTPVLASAVGILEEMVVPLYTGMHFNPFEKQSIQNSISQWMALDEAEKKRMGEHCKHEYEEHYTLKKNMELLLSIYEEAIADNRK, encoded by the coding sequence ATGCGTATTTTTGTAATTCACAATTTTTATCAACATGCCGGTGGCGAAGATCAGGTTTTCGAACAGGAGGTACGTGAGCTGTCGAAAGAGCATGACGTACGGGTGTATACGAGTAGAAATGTGAAAGGTGTTAAAGGATTGCTGCAGTACTTGAGCTACCCTACCAATTTGGGGGAAGCGCAGCGCATCTTGCAACAGGTGCGGGCTTTCTCTCCCGATATTGTACATATCCATAACTTGCATTATGGCATTGGTCCTTGGGTGGTTAGGCGACTGCGCCGCGCGGGCATTCCGGTGCTGATGACCTTGCATAACTTCCGGCTGCTGTGCCCTTCGGCAAGCCTTTTTGTTGGTGGAAAGATTTTCACGGCAAGTCTGCACGAAGATTTTCCTTGGACGGCCGTTAGGCAAGGTGTTTTGGATCGTTCCGTGCTGAAAACCTTGCTTACCGGATTCACATATTGGCTACACCGAAAGCTAGGTACCTGGAATAGCGTGAACCGTTTCATGGTGCTGTCGGATTTTGCGAAGCATCTTTTTCAAAGCAGTAGCTTTCCGGTAGCTGGGGATCGTTTTGTTGTACGCCCAAATAGCATCGATTTGCAGCCTGCGGAACTAAGAAAAGTGGGGCGACTATTGTATATCGGAAGGCTAGCAGAAGAGAAAGGCATCCTTCCTCTGCTTGACGGCCTTGTAGATATGGATGTTCCCTTGGATATTTATGGCACGGGGCCGCAGTTGGAGCAAGTGCAGCAGCGGATTGCCAAGCAGCCGCAAATTCGGTATATGGGTTATCAATCCCGCGAGGTGTTGACAAAAGCTATTGCGGAGGCAGATGCCTTGGTTGTTCCTTCGGTTTGTTATGAAGGTATGCCCATGACGATTATAGAAGCTTTTGCACAAGGTACGCCTGTCTTGGCGAGTGCTGTTGGTATTTTAGAAGAAATGGTGGTACCTTTGTATACGGGTATGCATTTCAATCCGTTTGAAAAGCAAAGTATACAAAATAGTATCAGCCAATGGATGGCACTTGATGAAGCCGAGAAGAAGCGCATGGGAGAGCACTGTAAGCATGAATACGAGGAACATTATACCCTGAAAAAAAATATGGAGCTTTTGCTATCGATTTACGAAGAGGCAATAGCAGATAATAGGAAATAG
- a CDS encoding metal-sulfur cluster assembly factor has translation MSIIIMDALNLADKIQEQLETVYDPELRPANIVDLGLVYEIITKQGGTAKIVMTLTAPGCPVAGEIMNEVQEKVAAIDGVSEALVELTFDPPWTKDMMTEEAKLELGFL, from the coding sequence ATGAGTATAATCATTATGGATGCATTGAATCTTGCAGACAAGATTCAGGAACAGCTAGAGACAGTGTATGACCCGGAACTTCGGCCGGCAAACATTGTAGATTTAGGTCTCGTGTACGAGATTATTACCAAGCAGGGGGGCACAGCTAAAATCGTGATGACCTTGACGGCGCCGGGATGCCCTGTTGCTGGCGAAATCATGAACGAGGTGCAGGAAAAAGTTGCGGCTATCGACGGTGTTAGTGAAGCCTTGGTGGAATTGACGTTTGACCCACCGTGGACGAAAGATATGATGACCGAAGAGGCTAAATTGGAGCTTGGTTTTCTTTAA